Part of the Streptomyces antimycoticus genome, TCGCGTACAGCCGGCACAGCAGCGGATCGGAGAGATGTCCGGCGAGGGTGCGGGCCAGCGCCCGCGGGCTCACCGCGGCCGGGGTAAAGTTCCGGGCCTTGGGGAGCAGCAGCCGGAAGGCCACCGCGCACAGCAGCGCCATCGCGCCGACCGCGGCCAGCGCGGCCCGCCAGCCCCAGGCGTCCGCCACCCAGCCGGTGAGGATCCGGCCGCTCATACCGCCGACGCTGTTACCGGCCACGAACAGCCCGATCGCGCCGACCAGCGCCTTCGGGTGAACTTCCTCCGAGAGGTACGCCATCGCGGAGGCCGGGATCCCGGCCAGCGCCACACCCTGGACCGCGCGCAGTCCGATCAGCCAGCCCAAGTCCGGTGCGAACGGCACCAGCAGGGCGAGGAGGACCGCGACCGTGAGCGAGCCGGTCATCATGGCGCGTCGGCCGAACCGCTCGGACAGCGCGCTCAGCGGCACGACCGCGAGCGCCAGGCCGAAGGTGGCCGCGGAGACGCTCCAGCTGGCCTGGTCCGCCTGGACCCGCAGATCGTCGGAGATCGCGGGGAGCAGCGCCTGGGTGGAGTAGAGCAGGGCGAAGGTGGCGAGTCCGGAGGTGAAGAGGGCGAGCCGCATCCGGACGTAACCGGGGTGGCCCGGGCTCATCTGCTGGGACGCGGGGCTCGCGTTGCTCACGGGGTTCGCGGGGCTCGCGTTGCTCGCGACCTTCGCGTTGCTCGCGGTGGCGGGCTGGGAGGAGTTCGGGTTCGTCGGCATCGAAGCGGAGGCGTCCACACGGTGGGTTCCGGTGGACGCCCCGGTATCAGCGGGAGGCATGCTTCGACCGTACGTAAGCACGGTTGATGCGTCCAATGCACGGAATGGCGATAATCAATCCACCGCAGCATGAGTAAAGGTCAGGGTCGTAGGTGTCACGCATCAGTTACGAAAACGACATTCCGGT contains:
- a CDS encoding MFS transporter, encoding MPPADTGASTGTHRVDASASMPTNPNSSQPATASNAKVASNASPANPVSNASPASQQMSPGHPGYVRMRLALFTSGLATFALLYSTQALLPAISDDLRVQADQASWSVSAATFGLALAVVPLSALSERFGRRAMMTGSLTVAVLLALLVPFAPDLGWLIGLRAVQGVALAGIPASAMAYLSEEVHPKALVGAIGLFVAGNSVGGMSGRILTGWVADAWGWRAALAAVGAMALLCAVAFRLLLPKARNFTPAAVSPRALARTLAGHLSDPLLCRLYAIGALFMTVFGGVYTVIGYRLVAEPFGLSQSLIGSIFLIYLVGTVSSAATGKLVGRLGRRGALYVAVSTTAAGLLLSLLNSIPAVLAGLVLITAGFFAGHAAASSAVSRTAKTGRAQAAALYQASYYIGSSVGGALGALAFHAAGWGGTVAMGLVAVGGAAAITVYATRKAQAERRAEAARRELVGAPA